Proteins encoded in a region of the Synechococcus sp. BIOS-U3-1 genome:
- a CDS encoding M16 family metallopeptidase encodes MGLCHGTLTAIPSGPVLDHRTLQNGSTLVTAAIPDAALTCLDFWCRGGSAWERSGEEGIAHFLEHMVFKGSRRLGPGEFDRRIEALGGSSNAATGFDDVHYHVLVPSAESKEAVDLLLDLVLDPALEQDCFSMERDVVLEEIAQYRDQPDDQVLQTLLELCCAPHCYGRPILGWETSLRKMNPGGMRNYHHRRYQGANCCLSVAGTIEDGLVSHVLNSPLAALNKLTDEDLKGTTKPSLSFRCRRDSRTFPRLEAARLMMVWPVASADDQLAIAGADLATTILAEGRRSRLVQKLREELQIVESIDMDVTTLEQGSLVMLEACCPEDQIEQVEREIHQQLENSLNTAITDEEFHRAMQLVGNGHRFSLEAPGAVAASAGSQTLWGRHRDLLAPLQDLMHWNASSLRERVIPLLQPQRSFTLIARSEDNA; translated from the coding sequence ATGGGACTTTGCCACGGGACCCTGACTGCGATCCCATCCGGTCCGGTGCTCGATCACCGCACTCTTCAAAACGGCAGCACCCTTGTGACAGCTGCCATACCCGATGCGGCACTGACCTGCCTGGACTTCTGGTGTCGAGGCGGAAGCGCCTGGGAGAGAAGCGGTGAAGAGGGCATCGCTCATTTTCTCGAGCACATGGTGTTCAAGGGAAGTCGACGTCTGGGACCAGGGGAATTTGATCGGAGAATCGAGGCATTGGGAGGCAGCAGCAACGCAGCCACCGGTTTTGATGACGTGCACTACCACGTGCTTGTGCCCAGCGCGGAATCCAAGGAAGCCGTGGATCTTCTTCTGGATCTCGTTCTCGATCCAGCGCTGGAGCAGGACTGTTTCTCAATGGAGCGCGACGTGGTGCTCGAGGAGATCGCCCAGTATCGAGATCAGCCAGATGACCAGGTGTTGCAGACCCTTCTGGAACTCTGTTGCGCTCCCCACTGCTACGGCAGACCAATTCTTGGTTGGGAGACGAGCCTGCGGAAGATGAACCCTGGGGGGATGCGCAACTATCACCATCGCCGCTACCAGGGAGCCAATTGCTGCCTGTCGGTGGCCGGAACGATCGAAGATGGTTTAGTCAGTCACGTGCTCAACAGCCCTTTGGCGGCGCTTAACAAGCTGACGGATGAAGATCTGAAGGGGACTACCAAGCCATCGCTCAGCTTCCGCTGCAGACGGGACAGCCGAACCTTCCCTCGACTAGAGGCAGCGCGGCTCATGATGGTCTGGCCAGTTGCCTCCGCTGACGATCAGCTGGCAATCGCCGGAGCGGATCTGGCCACAACCATCCTCGCCGAGGGGCGGCGCAGCCGACTGGTGCAGAAGCTGCGGGAAGAGCTGCAGATTGTTGAATCGATCGATATGGATGTCACCACCCTGGAACAGGGCAGCCTGGTGATGCTGGAGGCTTGCTGCCCCGAAGATCAGATCGAACAGGTGGAGAGGGAGATCCACCAACAACTTGAAAACAGCTTGAACACCGCAATCACGGATGAGGAATTCCATCGCGCGATGCAACTCGTGGGCAACGGTCATCGCTTCAGTCTTGAAGCGCCTGGGGCTGTTGCAGCCAGTGCCGGCTCACAGACACTGTGGGGACGTCACCGAGACCTTCTGGCTCCACTGCAGGATCTGATGCACTGGAATGCCTCAAGTCTGCGCGAACGGGTCATCCCCCTGCTTCAACCCCAGCGCAGCTTCACCCTGATTGCCCGATCGGAGGACAACGCTTGA
- a CDS encoding M16 family metallopeptidase translates to MSPICDLVLDPVTTTGVLSAKLWIRRGSSSDPLGQRGGHQLLGSVLSRGCGPADHLQLADLVEGCGAGLRCDTHEDGILISLKCRDIDADRLMPALGWMLRQPHLDESQIELERDLSLQALQRQKEDPFHRAFDGWRQLAYGRGPYGHDPLGIAVDLEQLQRAELTGLAADLESQGSVLALSGTIPDRAQARLEEWLGTTRTGPNSGKPGSPTKKSPELDRNQRPSYGLQALPTEQVVLMLGQTALPHGHPDDLALRLLQAHLGSGMSSLLFRRLREEHGVAYDVGVHHPARAGAAPFVMHASTGVDRAELSLELLISSWSELLEVTISEVDLKLAKAKFRGQLAHGSQTTGQRAERRAQLRGLNLPDDHDQSCLNQLDQLRASHLCEAASRHLQSPQLSLCGPAETLASLEKQWGLSALAAGAAC, encoded by the coding sequence TTGAGCCCCATCTGCGATCTTGTTCTTGATCCGGTAACCACGACCGGGGTGCTTTCCGCCAAGCTCTGGATCCGGCGGGGAAGCAGTTCTGATCCTCTCGGACAAAGGGGCGGTCACCAGCTTCTGGGTTCAGTGCTTAGCCGCGGATGCGGCCCTGCAGACCATCTACAACTGGCAGATCTCGTTGAAGGCTGCGGAGCCGGTCTTCGTTGTGACACGCATGAAGACGGAATTCTGATCAGTCTCAAATGCCGCGATATCGATGCCGACCGTCTGATGCCTGCTCTTGGCTGGATGCTGCGCCAGCCTCATTTGGACGAAAGTCAGATTGAACTGGAACGAGACCTAAGCCTGCAAGCCCTCCAGAGACAAAAAGAGGATCCCTTCCATCGTGCTTTTGATGGCTGGAGACAGTTGGCCTACGGCAGGGGGCCCTATGGACACGATCCCCTGGGAATCGCCGTCGACCTCGAACAGCTTCAGAGAGCCGAGCTCACAGGCCTTGCGGCAGATCTCGAAAGCCAGGGATCGGTGCTGGCACTGTCTGGAACGATTCCTGATCGAGCCCAAGCACGACTGGAGGAGTGGCTCGGCACAACCAGGACCGGACCAAACTCCGGGAAACCTGGATCACCAACAAAAAAATCGCCTGAATTGGATCGCAACCAGAGACCGTCCTACGGGCTTCAGGCTCTTCCCACCGAACAGGTGGTGTTGATGCTGGGACAGACCGCTCTACCCCACGGTCACCCCGACGACCTGGCACTAAGGCTGCTGCAGGCCCACTTGGGATCAGGCATGTCCAGCCTGTTATTTCGACGGCTTCGAGAAGAGCATGGAGTCGCTTACGACGTGGGTGTCCATCACCCGGCACGAGCTGGGGCGGCTCCATTCGTGATGCACGCATCGACCGGAGTGGACAGGGCAGAACTGTCGCTCGAACTTCTCATCAGCAGCTGGAGTGAGCTGTTGGAGGTCACCATTTCAGAGGTAGATCTCAAGCTGGCTAAGGCCAAGTTCAGGGGGCAGCTAGCTCACGGGTCCCAGACCACTGGCCAAAGAGCCGAGAGGCGTGCCCAATTGCGGGGTCTGAATCTCCCTGACGATCATGACCAGAGCTGCCTGAACCAACTGGACCAGCTGCGAGCCAGTCATTTGTGTGAGGCAGCAAGCCGCCATCTGCAGAGTCCTCAACTCAGCTTGTGCGGTCCAGCGGAAACCCTGGCATCACTGGAAAAGCAGTGGGGCCTCAGCGCACTCGCTGCAGGTGCCGCCTGTTAA
- a CDS encoding DUF3148 domain-containing protein, whose product MSVSIGDQVRLVRPQTFLKTADPMPMLRPPDLVAHDEIGRVMALLPAETLSVRFARGTFLLSVEQLTLVSEDLQTSSNQHAPSGSDAFSDSDMSSETEGLVDQED is encoded by the coding sequence ATGTCCGTTTCCATTGGTGACCAGGTGCGACTGGTTCGCCCTCAGACTTTCCTGAAAACAGCTGATCCGATGCCGATGCTGAGGCCTCCTGATCTTGTGGCCCACGATGAGATCGGCAGGGTCATGGCATTGCTGCCGGCGGAAACACTGTCGGTGCGTTTTGCTAGAGGCACGTTTTTGCTGTCCGTTGAGCAACTCACGCTGGTGAGCGAAGATCTCCAAACTTCCTCCAATCAACACGCTCCATCGGGCTCCGATGCCTTTTCTGATTCTGATATGTCTTCAGAGACGGAGGGTCTTGTTGATCAAGAGGACTGA
- a CDS encoding biotin transporter BioY, with product MRALATWSGALAGLLLILVGSLIPTALLLPLPELPPALLGLPSTWQVPALLICALVAGPRAGVIASVAYLTIGLVDLPVFHGGGGFAYVLNPGFGYLAGFVPAAWLTGRLAQQNGMNDIARLTLAAMAGLLTIQVCGLLNLALGTALNRWNEPLIELVFSYSLGPLAAQLALCCAAGLIARVTRRVLWVE from the coding sequence GTGCGGGCACTGGCCACCTGGAGCGGCGCTCTCGCCGGTTTGCTTCTGATCCTCGTCGGAAGCCTGATCCCGACTGCCCTGCTTTTGCCTCTGCCTGAATTGCCACCAGCCTTGTTGGGTCTGCCCAGCACCTGGCAGGTTCCGGCATTGCTCATCTGTGCCCTTGTCGCGGGCCCACGAGCGGGCGTGATCGCTTCAGTGGCTTATCTAACCATCGGCTTGGTGGACCTGCCTGTCTTCCACGGAGGTGGAGGTTTCGCCTATGTGCTGAATCCAGGATTCGGATATCTAGCTGGGTTCGTCCCTGCCGCCTGGTTGACCGGTCGACTGGCCCAGCAGAACGGAATGAATGACATCGCCAGATTGACCCTCGCAGCCATGGCCGGCCTGCTCACCATCCAGGTCTGCGGTCTGCTCAATCTTGCTCTGGGAACTGCGCTGAACCGCTGGAATGAACCCCTGATCGAGCTTGTCTTTAGCTACAGCCTTGGCCCCCTAGCGGCACAGCTGGCCCTGTGTTGCGCAGCTGGGCTGATCGCACGCGTAACCCGTCGTGTGCTCTGGGTGGAATGA
- the lspA gene encoding signal peptidase II — protein sequence MNSRPARSMRRGSVVALSVLMVVLDQLSKHWARSVLLPGGSLPFIPGLLQLNLVRNTGAAFSLFRDSSMPLGILSLVVAIGVSIWIWREARRDLWMGLALGFLLGGTIGNGIDRWRLGHVTDFLELVPIQFPIFNWADVAINLAVLCFAIDAFSNRDDQTNS from the coding sequence ATGAACAGTCGACCAGCCAGAAGCATGCGACGCGGCAGTGTCGTTGCGCTGAGTGTGCTCATGGTGGTTCTTGATCAGCTCAGCAAGCATTGGGCCAGAAGCGTCCTTCTTCCAGGAGGGTCGTTGCCCTTCATTCCCGGATTGCTGCAACTGAATCTTGTACGCAACACCGGTGCTGCATTCAGTCTGTTCCGAGATTCCTCAATGCCTCTAGGGATCCTCAGCCTGGTGGTTGCCATCGGCGTCAGCATCTGGATCTGGCGAGAAGCGCGACGCGATCTCTGGATGGGACTGGCCCTGGGCTTTCTGCTCGGAGGCACCATCGGCAATGGCATTGACCGCTGGCGACTCGGCCATGTGACCGATTTTCTCGAACTTGTACCGATCCAGTTTCCGATCTTCAACTGGGCGGATGTCGCCATCAACCTGGCAGTCCTCTGCTTCGCCATCGACGCCTTCAGCAACAGAGATGATCAGACCAACAGCTGA
- a CDS encoding transglycosylase domain-containing protein, with translation MIRPTAEPRELASLTIHQQDQAERTLQLHGEGYRIGRDTDVEIRIDHAAVSRLHALLQKKGRNWILKDQGSTNGLWWQGRRVQQLELKDGDRISFAPSQEVDSPWIGFERPQQRLHQRIKRSLGISILCCLGGAGLLLGLATLNVPVRGRLASVRGPLAIYDGNNKPLKSVDSNRHRELNSLEAFSPLLIDALLSSEDNRFWWHPGVDPVGSLRAFATNLTGGRVLEGGSSLTQQLARSLYPDLVGEGDTLGRKWRELLVALQLESRFSKGELLLSYLNRVYLGVGWGFEDSAKTFFDQSAADLSVEQAALLVGLLPSPNGHDPCRHPQRALEARNRVINKMADSGRLSLDAARLARRQPIQLAPQACSRTALTRSAPFYTDQVRRDLTALVGPEVAAEGNFLIETHLDPLLQSVVERQLRSLVSNAGGLGVSEGAAVVIDSSTGGVLAIAGGRDYRFSQFNRASMALRQPGSTFKLMTYLAALERGIKPSETVDCSSLNWRGQRFESSCKGRLSLSKAFATSSNTAALRLAQRVGLEQVVRQARALGITTPLDPVPGLALGQSEVRLIELTGAYAAVLNKGEWKPPNTIRRLLDAETCRDDKLRGCGSLAGDDQRGVNPGRKAVRSDSAAQMQALLRAVVRNGTGTAASLGGQEGGKTGTTNEGRDLLFVGYEPTRRWVLGIWLGNDDNSPSASSSALAASLWADIIRAAGRGGLNGG, from the coding sequence ATGATCAGACCAACAGCTGAGCCAAGGGAATTGGCCTCGCTGACCATTCATCAGCAGGATCAGGCTGAGCGAACCCTGCAACTGCATGGCGAGGGATATCGGATTGGACGCGATACAGATGTGGAGATCCGCATCGACCATGCAGCCGTGAGTCGGCTGCATGCCCTACTGCAAAAGAAAGGTAGAAACTGGATTCTCAAGGATCAAGGGTCAACCAACGGACTGTGGTGGCAAGGGCGACGTGTGCAGCAACTGGAGCTCAAGGACGGCGATCGGATCAGTTTTGCCCCAAGCCAAGAAGTGGATAGCCCCTGGATTGGCTTTGAGAGACCTCAACAACGACTTCATCAGCGCATCAAAAGGTCCCTGGGGATCAGCATCCTGTGTTGTCTCGGCGGTGCAGGACTGCTCTTGGGTCTGGCCACCCTCAACGTGCCGGTACGTGGACGACTCGCCAGCGTTCGGGGACCGCTTGCCATCTATGACGGCAACAACAAACCACTTAAGTCGGTTGATTCCAATCGACATCGTGAACTGAACAGCCTTGAAGCGTTTTCGCCGTTGTTAATTGATGCCTTGCTCAGCAGCGAGGACAATCGTTTCTGGTGGCATCCAGGGGTAGACCCTGTCGGCAGCTTGCGTGCTTTCGCGACCAACCTGACCGGCGGAAGGGTTCTCGAAGGTGGCAGCAGCCTCACCCAGCAACTGGCCCGAAGCCTTTACCCCGATCTCGTCGGTGAGGGCGACACCCTGGGACGTAAATGGCGCGAATTGCTGGTCGCGCTCCAGCTGGAAAGCCGTTTCAGCAAAGGGGAGCTGCTGCTCAGTTATCTCAACAGGGTGTACCTCGGAGTGGGTTGGGGATTCGAAGACAGCGCAAAGACCTTCTTTGATCAATCAGCAGCTGATCTGAGCGTGGAACAGGCTGCCCTGCTCGTTGGACTGTTGCCATCTCCCAATGGTCATGATCCCTGCCGTCACCCACAGCGGGCCCTTGAAGCCCGCAACCGAGTGATTAACAAGATGGCCGATTCCGGTCGCCTTTCACTCGACGCTGCTCGTCTGGCGCGACGTCAACCCATCCAGCTAGCACCCCAGGCCTGCAGCCGAACTGCTCTGACCCGATCAGCACCCTTTTACACCGATCAGGTGCGCAGGGACCTGACAGCACTCGTGGGTCCGGAAGTGGCCGCAGAAGGTAATTTCCTCATCGAAACCCACCTTGACCCCCTCCTGCAGTCGGTGGTGGAACGGCAACTGCGCTCTCTGGTCAGCAATGCCGGTGGACTTGGCGTGAGTGAGGGGGCCGCCGTGGTGATCGATAGCAGCACAGGCGGAGTCCTGGCGATCGCCGGTGGACGTGACTACCGCTTCAGTCAGTTCAACCGTGCATCTATGGCCCTGAGACAGCCAGGCAGCACGTTCAAGCTGATGACTTACTTGGCTGCTCTGGAAAGGGGAATCAAACCCAGCGAAACCGTTGACTGCAGTTCTCTGAACTGGAGAGGCCAGCGCTTTGAAAGTAGCTGCAAAGGCCGCCTCAGCCTCTCCAAAGCCTTTGCCACCAGCAGCAACACAGCGGCTCTGCGCCTGGCTCAGCGCGTTGGGCTTGAACAAGTGGTTCGCCAAGCCAGAGCGCTTGGCATCACAACACCACTGGATCCAGTTCCAGGCCTCGCACTTGGCCAGAGCGAAGTCCGACTGATCGAACTGACAGGAGCCTATGCAGCCGTTCTCAACAAGGGAGAGTGGAAGCCACCCAACACGATTCGTCGGTTGCTCGATGCGGAAACATGTCGCGACGACAAACTGCGTGGTTGCGGCAGCCTTGCCGGAGACGATCAGCGTGGCGTGAACCCTGGACGTAAGGCTGTCCGCAGCGACAGCGCGGCTCAGATGCAGGCCTTACTGCGCGCAGTTGTACGCAATGGAACCGGCACTGCTGCATCACTCGGGGGACAGGAAGGGGGAAAGACCGGAACCACCAATGAAGGCCGAGATCTGCTGTTCGTGGGCTACGAGCCCACACGCCGCTGGGTGCTTGGCATCTGGCTTGGCAATGACGACAACAGCCCCTCCGCGAGCTCAAGCGCCCTTGCGGCATCGCTCTGGGCTGACATCATCCGCGCGGCGGGACGAGGAGGGCTCAACGGAGGATGA
- a CDS encoding YcjF family protein yields the protein MKGSTRWILFGAAGLIALMVIGLVLQGIRNLLWDLSYWLPPWLVGPVLLIGTVLLVAVVIQFVLPWLRHWRTQGWRRHASSPEDRPAPTSSRDAAEQSLSSVDRLLERLQDDVARQSLLQERQRVARELERGDLVLVVFGTGSSGKTSLIRALLKEIVGDVGAAMGSTSESRSYRLRLKGLERGVLLVDTPGILESGQEGRGREQEARRQASRADLMIVVVDGDLRKSELNVVQSLSGLGKRLVLVLNKCDLRGEEEERRLLQLLRQRCAEWLQPEDVIPASARPQSLPRPGQRPVQPPAEIGLLVRRLAAVLHADGEELLADNILLQCRDLGSAGRDLLDRQRTDEARRIVDRYTWISAGVVAATPLPGIDLLGTAAVNAQMVMEVGAVYGIQLTRGRAQELAISVGRTLAGLGVVKGGVALIGTALSVNLPTLLLGRAVQGVAAGWLTRIAGASFMTYFQQDQDWGDGGVQDVVQHHYELNQRDRSLQDFLKAALRRVVEPLQQEAKKRLPPRPGPRAAEDASDRGYQEP from the coding sequence ATGAAGGGGTCAACACGTTGGATTCTGTTTGGAGCCGCTGGTTTGATCGCCCTCATGGTGATTGGCCTGGTGCTGCAGGGAATCCGAAACCTGCTGTGGGATCTGAGTTACTGGCTGCCTCCCTGGCTGGTCGGTCCCGTGCTGCTGATCGGAACGGTTCTGCTTGTGGCTGTCGTCATTCAGTTCGTGCTGCCATGGCTGCGTCATTGGCGCACACAGGGTTGGCGTCGGCACGCGTCATCTCCCGAGGACAGACCGGCACCGACAAGCAGTAGAGACGCCGCGGAACAGAGCCTGTCCAGCGTGGATCGTCTGCTGGAACGACTTCAAGACGATGTGGCACGTCAGTCTCTGCTGCAGGAACGGCAACGGGTCGCGAGGGAACTGGAACGTGGTGATCTCGTGCTTGTGGTCTTCGGCACTGGATCTAGTGGGAAGACTTCCCTAATCCGTGCCCTGCTCAAAGAGATCGTCGGCGATGTTGGCGCCGCAATGGGCTCCACCAGCGAAAGTCGCAGTTACAGGCTCCGGCTCAAAGGTCTGGAGCGTGGGGTACTGCTCGTGGACACGCCGGGAATCCTCGAATCAGGACAGGAAGGGAGGGGACGCGAGCAGGAGGCACGTCGCCAAGCCAGCAGAGCGGATCTGATGATCGTTGTGGTCGATGGCGATCTGCGCAAGAGCGAACTCAACGTGGTTCAAAGCCTGTCGGGACTGGGCAAGCGTCTTGTGCTGGTACTCAATAAGTGTGATCTGAGAGGTGAGGAGGAGGAACGCAGGTTGCTTCAGCTGTTGCGGCAACGCTGCGCGGAATGGCTGCAACCCGAGGATGTCATTCCTGCAAGCGCACGCCCCCAATCACTGCCCCGTCCTGGTCAACGTCCCGTTCAGCCACCAGCCGAAATCGGCTTGCTGGTCAGACGGTTAGCGGCAGTGCTTCATGCCGATGGAGAGGAACTGCTAGCAGACAACATCCTTCTGCAATGCAGAGATCTTGGCTCCGCCGGTAGGGATCTTCTCGACCGTCAGCGCACGGACGAGGCCCGGAGAATCGTCGATCGCTACACATGGATTAGTGCCGGTGTCGTCGCCGCAACGCCATTACCCGGAATCGATTTACTGGGTACAGCGGCCGTGAATGCCCAGATGGTGATGGAGGTGGGAGCGGTGTATGGCATCCAGCTGACTCGTGGCAGGGCCCAGGAGCTAGCCATCTCGGTGGGCAGGACCCTTGCTGGGCTGGGGGTGGTCAAAGGCGGAGTAGCTCTAATCGGTACAGCGTTGAGTGTGAACCTGCCGACCCTGCTACTCGGTCGGGCGGTACAGGGTGTGGCCGCCGGCTGGCTCACCAGAATCGCGGGTGCCAGTTTCATGACCTACTTCCAACAGGATCAAGACTGGGGCGACGGCGGAGTGCAGGACGTGGTTCAGCACCACTACGAGCTCAACCAGCGAGATCGCTCTCTTCAGGACTTTCTGAAGGCGGCACTGCGGCGGGTGGTGGAGCCCTTACAGCAGGAGGCAAAGAAACGACTTCCGCCCCGGCCAGGGCCTCGGGCGGCGGAGGACGCATCGGACCGCGGCTATCAAGAACCGTGA
- a CDS encoding pyridoxal phosphate-dependent decarboxylase family protein → MAVPSAPSLLGSSRTSSAPSTATELSAFAPSDALDPQLQRFLEDASARLCEWLGSASKRSPLPALRLLPEAFPERQGVAPDRLLDDLQQLMDGAYQPNHPGALAHLDPPPNTASIAAELICAGLNNNLLAEELSPSLSQLERQLCSWFAARFELPDGAGGVAASGGSLSNLTALVTARHRMGLDHDPNAVILISDDAHVSLQKAARVMGLRPDGIQRVPVDPQGRMDISKLQEHLQGLTKHNRPCIAVVATAGTTVRGAIDPIPALAQFCRDHALWLHVDGAIGAVFALCPGTSNLMAGLGQADSITVNPQKLLGIAKTSSLLLVRDQSTLQETFHTGLPYMEPASAVAHGGELGLQGSRSAEILKLWLGLRQLGEQGINEVLEKALLRRQRLEQGLDSTAMEITSGPLHLLACAPLGADSARCDQWSAAVRQRLLDRQIMVSRPVHQGRHRIKVVLGNPHTSNALIDQLAAELNDCSREMV, encoded by the coding sequence ATGGCTGTTCCTTCCGCTCCATCCTTGCTCGGATCCTCCAGGACTTCATCGGCGCCATCAACTGCGACGGAACTGTCCGCATTTGCACCCTCCGATGCGCTGGATCCGCAATTGCAGCGGTTCCTGGAGGACGCCAGTGCTCGCCTGTGTGAATGGCTCGGGTCAGCTTCCAAACGATCGCCGCTGCCAGCTCTGCGGCTGCTCCCCGAGGCGTTCCCTGAAAGGCAGGGTGTGGCTCCGGACCGTCTGCTGGATGATCTTCAGCAGTTAATGGATGGGGCATACCAGCCCAACCATCCAGGTGCACTCGCGCATCTGGACCCTCCTCCCAATACAGCGTCAATCGCTGCTGAACTGATCTGCGCCGGACTGAACAACAATCTGCTGGCCGAAGAGCTGTCACCGAGTCTCAGTCAACTGGAGCGTCAGCTCTGTAGTTGGTTTGCTGCCCGTTTTGAATTGCCCGATGGTGCTGGCGGTGTCGCTGCGAGCGGTGGCTCCCTCAGCAATCTCACTGCTCTGGTGACTGCCCGACATCGGATGGGTCTGGACCATGACCCCAATGCGGTGATTTTGATCAGTGATGACGCTCACGTGTCACTGCAGAAGGCGGCCAGGGTGATGGGGCTGAGGCCTGATGGCATTCAACGCGTTCCGGTTGATCCACAAGGACGCATGGACATTTCAAAGCTGCAAGAGCATCTGCAGGGGCTGACGAAGCACAACCGACCTTGCATCGCAGTGGTGGCGACAGCGGGCACGACAGTGCGCGGAGCGATCGATCCGATTCCCGCTCTGGCTCAGTTCTGCAGGGATCATGCCCTTTGGCTGCACGTAGATGGAGCGATCGGTGCTGTCTTTGCTCTCTGCCCTGGCACATCGAACTTGATGGCTGGGCTTGGCCAGGCCGATTCCATCACGGTGAACCCTCAGAAGCTGCTCGGAATTGCCAAGACTTCGTCTCTTCTACTGGTCCGTGATCAGTCAACCCTTCAGGAGACATTCCACACTGGCCTTCCCTATATGGAACCCGCCTCCGCTGTTGCCCATGGCGGAGAACTCGGGCTTCAGGGAAGTCGCTCTGCAGAGATCCTCAAGCTCTGGCTCGGGTTGCGTCAACTGGGTGAGCAGGGGATCAATGAAGTGCTGGAGAAAGCTCTGCTGAGACGTCAGCGCCTGGAACAGGGTCTTGATTCCACTGCAATGGAGATCACCTCAGGTCCCCTCCATTTGCTTGCCTGTGCTCCGCTTGGAGCGGATTCAGCGCGTTGCGATCAATGGTCAGCAGCTGTGCGACAACGGCTGCTTGATCGGCAGATCATGGTGTCCAGACCGGTTCATCAAGGACGGCATCGCATCAAAGTGGTGCTGGGCAATCCCCACACCTCCAATGCGCTGATTGACCAACTGGCGGCCGAACTGAACGACTGTTCACGGGAGATGGTGTGA
- a CDS encoding nucleoside deaminase, with the protein MRRLLRRAERLGESGEIPVSALVLDTKGRCIGYGSNRRESASDPLGHAELVALRQASLILGDWRLNQCTLIVTLEPCPMCAGALVQARVGQVIYGAHDPKRGGLGSTIDLSKHSSSHHHMKVVGGVMESEASALLGRWFRQRRQHSAGTVAVRSQRD; encoded by the coding sequence ATGCGCCGCCTGCTCCGACGTGCCGAGCGACTGGGTGAGTCGGGAGAGATCCCTGTCAGTGCGTTGGTGTTGGATACGAAGGGACGATGCATCGGATATGGCAGCAACCGGCGCGAATCGGCTTCAGATCCACTCGGGCATGCGGAACTGGTGGCTCTACGCCAAGCATCCTTGATTCTCGGCGACTGGAGACTGAATCAGTGCACACTGATCGTGACGCTGGAACCCTGTCCGATGTGTGCAGGAGCTCTCGTCCAAGCCCGCGTTGGTCAGGTGATCTACGGAGCGCACGATCCCAAACGTGGTGGCCTGGGAAGCACGATTGATCTCTCAAAACACTCCAGTTCTCACCATCACATGAAAGTCGTGGGAGGCGTGATGGAGAGTGAAGCATCCGCCCTACTGGGGCGCTGGTTTAGGCAGCGACGGCAGCATTCTGCCGGAACCGTGGCAGTTCGGTCTCAAAGAGATTGA